Proteins co-encoded in one Arachis hypogaea cultivar Tifrunner chromosome 11, arahy.Tifrunner.gnm2.J5K5, whole genome shotgun sequence genomic window:
- the LOC112722401 gene encoding uncharacterized protein isoform X1, with amino-acid sequence MEEEKAAAYYDELTRKGEGAARFKQGLGFSSAPSNDDVPKRGSALASSSSSFLSKFVKASAPSNSNSPPPPPLSSESDKQASLLSIQDKLQKKPAPDSSRVPEKNRDREPDRTTRRRSRSRSRSRDRCRERGKESRRRSRSRSRSRERHHHRDRDRDRDRDRDRRRRRRSRSRSRSDSDGERRRRGRRRSRSRSRSVSPRRSEKNRGRDDRKKGNNAGVDYAKLISGYDTMSSAERVKAKMKLQLSQTAAQDSEKGKGWERFEFDKDAPLEDEEIEVAEDDASLVKQIGQSFRYSKIEARREEQIQAAHDEAMFGASALPPPTSTDSEPERENEKEVDKKAIVTSLLSEAVLAKRKGSWRDRVREL; translated from the exons atggaggaAGAAAAAGCGGCAGCATACTACGACGAGCTTACCAGAAAGGGCGAAGGAGCTGCCAGATTCAAGCAAGGGCTTGGCTTTTCAAGCGCCCCTTCAAACGACGACGTTCCAAAGCGAGGCTCAGcccttgcttcttcttcttcctcctttctttccAAATTCGTCAAAGCTTCCGCCCCTTCCAATTCTAACTCTCCTCCGCCGCCGCCACTGTCGTCGGAGTCTGACAAGCAAGCGTCGCTCCTCTCCATTCAAGACAAGCTCCAGAAAAAGCCCGCCCCCGATTCTTCTAGGGTTCCGGAGAAGAACAGAGATAGGGAACCCGATCGAACCACCAGAAGacgaagcagaagcagaagtagAAGTAGAGACAGATGCAGGGAGAGGGGAAAAGAATCGAGAAGGAGAAGTAggagcagaagcagaagcagagaGAGACACCATCATAGAGacagagatagagatagagatagagatagggATAGGAGACGAAGAAGAAGGAGCAGGTCGAGAAGTAGAAGCGATTCCGATGGGGAGAGGCGGCGTAGAGGGAGACGCAGGAGCAGGAGCAGGAGTAGAAGTGTTTCTCCCCGCAGGTCAGAGAAGAATAGGGGTCGAGATGATAGAAAGAAGGGGAACAATGCTGGGGTTGATTATGCCAAGCTTATTTCTGGTTATGACACTATG TCATCTGCTGAAAGAGTCAAAGCTAAGATGAAGCTTCAGCTCTCCCAAACTG CGGCTCAAGACTCAGAAAAAGGTAAGGGCTGGGAGCGATTTGAGTTTGACAAGGATGCCCCTCTTGAAGATGAGGAAATTGAAG TGGCTGAAGATGATGCTTCCTTGGTCAAGCAAATTGGCCAGAGTTTCCGGTATTCTAAAATAGAG GCAAGAAGGGAGGAACAAATCCAAGCTGCTCATGATGAAGCAATGTTTGGTGCTTCAGCACTTCCACCTCCTACCAGTACTGACAGTGAGCCTGAAAGGGAGAATGAGAAAGAAGTTGACAAAAAAGCCATTGTTACAAGCCTCTTAAGTGAAGCG GTGCTGGCCAAGAGAAAAGGATCTTGGCGTGATCGAGTTCGAGAATTATAG
- the LOC112722401 gene encoding uncharacterized protein isoform X2, translating into MEEEKAAAYYDELTRKGEGAARFKQGLGFSSAPSNDDVPKRGSALASSSSSFLSKFVKASAPSNSNSPPPPPLSSESDKQASLLSIQDKLQKKPAPDSSRVPEKNRDREPDRTTRRRSRSRSRSRDRCRERGKESRRRSRSRSRSRERHHHRDRDRDRDRDRDRRRRRRSRSRSRSDSDGERRRRGRRRSRSRSRSVSPRRSEKNRGRDDRKKGNNAGVDYAKLISGYDTMSSAERVKAKMKLQLSQTAAQDSEKGKGWERFEFDKDAPLEDEEIEVAEDDASLVKQIGQSFRYSKIEIESIFLSRQEGRNKSKLLMMKQCLVLQHFHLLPVLTVSLKGRMRKKLTKKPLLQAS; encoded by the exons atggaggaAGAAAAAGCGGCAGCATACTACGACGAGCTTACCAGAAAGGGCGAAGGAGCTGCCAGATTCAAGCAAGGGCTTGGCTTTTCAAGCGCCCCTTCAAACGACGACGTTCCAAAGCGAGGCTCAGcccttgcttcttcttcttcctcctttctttccAAATTCGTCAAAGCTTCCGCCCCTTCCAATTCTAACTCTCCTCCGCCGCCGCCACTGTCGTCGGAGTCTGACAAGCAAGCGTCGCTCCTCTCCATTCAAGACAAGCTCCAGAAAAAGCCCGCCCCCGATTCTTCTAGGGTTCCGGAGAAGAACAGAGATAGGGAACCCGATCGAACCACCAGAAGacgaagcagaagcagaagtagAAGTAGAGACAGATGCAGGGAGAGGGGAAAAGAATCGAGAAGGAGAAGTAggagcagaagcagaagcagagaGAGACACCATCATAGAGacagagatagagatagagatagagatagggATAGGAGACGAAGAAGAAGGAGCAGGTCGAGAAGTAGAAGCGATTCCGATGGGGAGAGGCGGCGTAGAGGGAGACGCAGGAGCAGGAGCAGGAGTAGAAGTGTTTCTCCCCGCAGGTCAGAGAAGAATAGGGGTCGAGATGATAGAAAGAAGGGGAACAATGCTGGGGTTGATTATGCCAAGCTTATTTCTGGTTATGACACTATG TCATCTGCTGAAAGAGTCAAAGCTAAGATGAAGCTTCAGCTCTCCCAAACTG CGGCTCAAGACTCAGAAAAAGGTAAGGGCTGGGAGCGATTTGAGTTTGACAAGGATGCCCCTCTTGAAGATGAGGAAATTGAAG TGGCTGAAGATGATGCTTCCTTGGTCAAGCAAATTGGCCAGAGTTTCCGGTATTCTAAAATAGAG ATCGAATCCATTTTCTTATCAAGGCAAGAAGGGAGGAACAAATCCAAGCTGCTCATGATGAAGCAATGTTTGGTGCTTCAGCACTTCCACCTCCTACCAGTACTGACAGTGAGCCTGAAAGGGAGAATGAGAAAGAAGTTGACAAAAAAGCCATTGTTACAAGCCTCTTAA